CTGCCAGGTGCGGGTCGCGCTCAATAATTCGTTCGGTTTCGGCGGCACCAACACTACACTTGCCATCCGCCCGGCGGATTAACGCGAACGGATTTTGCTATGGGTTCCAGAATCGTCGCCACGGGGCGTGCCCTTCCCCATACCGTCCTCACCAACAAGGACCTGGAACGGTACATGGACACGTCCGATGATTGGATAACGACCCGCACCGGAATCCGGCAGCGCTTTGCGATGCGCCAGGACGAATCGCTCGCCGATATCACGGCGGCGGCGGCGCGAACCGCGCTGGATCGCGCGGGCGTGAAAGCTTCGGAACTCGACGCGATCGTCGTCGGCACGGTTTCCTCCGAGTACGGCTTCCCCTCGTTCGGCTGCCAGATCCAGGCGCGCCTCGGCATCGATTCGATTCCGTCGTTCGACGTCGCCGCGGCATGCTCAGGCTTCATCTATGCGATCAGCGTCGCCGACTCGATGATGCGCGCGGGCGATTTCACGCGCGTGCTCACGATCGGCGCCGACGCGTTATCGACGATGGTCGACTGGAACGATCGCCGCACCGCAGTCCTGTTCGGCGACGGCGCCGGCGCAGTCGTGATGGTCCGCGAGCCGGGCGATCGCGGCGTGCTCGGCAGCCTGTTGCGATCTTCGGGACGGCAGGCCGACTTGCTCGCGGTTCGCGCAACCGGAGTGCGCAGCACGATCGATTCCGAAGTGCGGCGCGATCCCAACGACTCGATCCAGATGAAGGGGCCCGAGCTTTTCAAAGTCGCGGTGAAGAGCATGGCCGAAGTGACCGCCCAAGTCGCGGAGCGAGCGGGTGTTGCGCTCGGCGATATCAACCTGGTCGTGCCGCATCAGGCCAACATGCGAATCCTCAGTGCGGTGGCAGAGCGGCTCGGAATCCCGCAGGAAAAGCTCTTCACCAATATCGATCGTTACGGCAACACCTCAGCCGCATCGGTCCCGATCGCGCTCGACGAGGCGATGGAGCAAGGGCGAATCCACGACAACGACCTGGTGATGCTCAACGCATGCGGCGGCGGTCTGACCTGGGGCGCCAATCTGCTGCGTTGGTAGAACGCTCGCACACCGCGCGTTGCCGCGCCGTCGATGCTTAAAGAACTTCTCGCGCGGCGCGTTGTCGTCCTGCTCGGCAAGGGCGGCGTCGGCAAATCGAGCCTGAGCGCGGCCCTCGCGCTCGCGGCGAGCCGGCGCGGCGCGCACACGCTCGTGATGGAATGCGATTCGCGCGCGCCGATCGCGTCGCTCTACGGCATCGAGCCGGTTTTCGAACCAACGGAAGCTGTAGGCTTCAATCTGATGGTGCTCGACGGGCGGCACACGCTCGAAGAATACCTGCGCATCGTCGTACCCGGACGACTTCTACTCAAGGCCGTGTTCTCGAGCCGCCTCTACCAGTTCTTCGTGCAGGCGGCACCCGGACTGCGCGAGCTGATGGCGCTCGGCAAGATCTACTATGAAACCGAGCGCAAGCCGGGCGATGACAGGCGCTGGGATCTGATCATCGTCGACGCGCCCGCCAGCGGGCAGGCGCTGAGCTGGCTCAAGATGCCGACTGCGGCGCGCGCCACCTTCGGTGACAGCATCGTCGGCAAGGAAGCCAACAACATCACCGGGATGCTGACCGATCGAGAGCGATGCGCGATCGTGCAGGTGACGACCGCCGACTCGCTCGCGGTCTCGGAAACGATCGAAACGTTCGATGATCTCGACAAACTTGAACTGACACCCGCGGCGATCTTCTTCAACCGATACGTTAAGTTGTCCTTCAGCGAAGACGATGCGGATGCGCTCGCCAAGCGCCGCGTTGCTCGCGAGCAAAAGAAAGCCATCGAGCATCTCGGTGAGATCGCGCGCGCCGAGCTGCGCCGCAATTCGGAATCCGCCGCCGCGCTCGCTCAAGTCCAGCACAAAGCCGGCGATATCGTGATCGAAATTCCGGAGCATCGCGGGCTCTTCGGCACGACACTCGTCGACGCGCTCGCCGACGACCTGAATGCGGTGCCCGCACGAAGCCGCTCACGCCGCGCCGCCGTGAAGCGCTAGCATCGCACGACTGGAAACGCTCGCCCCGCGCCGTTACGCTGAGGTTCTGTGAATTTGAATCGCCGCCTGCCTATCCTTCATCCCGAGCAAAGTCGAGGGATCTTGGAGGCCCCAAAGGGGCCGGTGCCAGACATCGCGCGCAGCGCCTTGCTTGGTTTCCGGCGCTCCTATGGCACAACGCACGAGGCATCGAAATGAGCGAGGCCAAGCCAAAAGCATCGGAGAGCGCGAAGAAGCCGCGCGAGCCGTGGATCATCCGCACCTACGCCGGCTTCGGCGATGCGCGCCAGGCCAATGAGCGCTTCCATCAGAACCTCAAGGCGGGGCAGCGCGGACTTTCGATCGCGTTCGATCTGCCGACCCAGAACGGCTACGACCCCGACGCTCCGGTCGCGCGCGGCGAAGTCGGCGGCGCGGGCGTTTCGATCTGCCATACGCAGGACATGGAGCAGCTCTTCGCCGGTATCCCGCTCGGCTCGATCAACACCTCGATGACGATCAACTCGACGGCGCCGTTCCTGCTGGCGCTCTACCTCGTCGTCGCCGAAAAACAGGGCGTGCCATGGACGGAGCTGCGCGGCACGACGCAGAACGATCTGCTCAAGGAATTCGTCGCCCGCGGCACCTCGATATTTCAACCAGAACTTTCATTTCGTCTTTCGACCGAGCTGATTCGCTTCTCGGTCGAGCGCGTGCCGAACTGGAACCCGATTAATTGCTGCGGCTACCATTACATGGAAAGCGGCGCAGGCCCGGCCGAGGAAATCGGCTATGCGTTCGGCAACGCGCTGATGATCCTCGATGCGCTGCGGCCGCAGCTCAAGCCCGAAGCCTTCGAGCAGACCGTTCGCCGCATCTCGTTCTTCATCAACAGCGGAATCGAGCTGGTGCCCGAGATCTGCAAGGTGCGCGCGTACTTCAAGCTGTGGCGCGAGCTGTGCCAGAGCGAATACGGCATCGCGGACGTCGCCTTCCGCGCCGGATGCCAGGTGCGCTCACTCACGCTCACCGAGCAGCAACCCGAAGTTAACATTATCCGCATCGCATACGAGGCGCTGCCGGTCGTGATTTCCGCGAGCGCGCGCGTCAACGCGCTCCAGCTTCCCGGCTTTCGCGAGGCACTCGCCCTGCCCGACCAGGCCGAACAGATGCTGAGCCTCCGCACGCAGCAGGTGTTGATGCACGAGACCGAGCTCGCGCGCTACGGCGACATTTTCGAGGGCAGCAAGATCATCGAGAAGCTCACCGACGAGACCGCGGCGAAAGCCCGGGAGATCACGGTGCGCCTGCGCGAAGCGGGCTACGCGCGCGCGATCTCGATCGTCGGCGGAGAACTGACGCAGCAGCTCGCGGAGCGGCAGCGGCGCCTCGAAACTGGTGAGATCTCGCAGGTCGGTGTGAATGCGTTCCTCGGCGAGATCGGACTCACGCCACCGCCGCGCGATCTGGTCGATCACAACGCGCAAGCGCGCGGCGAGCGCGAGCGTATCGCGGCGATCCAGCAATGGCGCGCGCATCGCAATAACGCATCGGTGGCGAAGGCGCGGGAAACGCTCGCGCGCACGACCGCCGAGAATGGTCCGCTGATGGACGCGACTATCGAGCTGGCGCGCGCGGGCGGCACGGTCGGCGAATGGACCGAGACGCTCGAGCAGATCGGGCGCGGCCGCTATACGCCGGAGATTCTGTCGGCGGGGGCCAACGTGCCGCATCTGGATGTGCCGAGCACATCGCACAAGATTCGTATCGCGCTGGGCAAGGCCGGCCTCGACGGGCATATCAACGCCGTCAAGTTGCTCGCGCACGCATGTATGCAGGCCGGGATGGAAGTCGTGCTCGCAGGCTTCAAGCAGACGCCTCAGCAGATGGTCGAGACGGCGTTGCAGGAGGACGTCGACGTGCTCGCGATCTCGAGCCTCGCGGGCGCGCACATGACGATCGCACGCGAGGCGCTCGAGCTGCTGAAAGCGCGCGGCGCGGACGACATTCCGCTCGTGATCGGCGGCATCATTCCGGAAAACGATCGCCAGGCGCTGCTCGGCCTCGGTGTCCGGGCAGTCTTCACCCCGAAGGATTCGAACCTCGGCCAAATCGTCACGAGCATCGCTGCGCTCGGTGCAAAGCGCGCGGCATAATCTTCACTGGAGAGGCATGATGGCGGAGCGGCGGGATTTGCAAACGATAGTCAGCAAGCTGACTCGACTTTTTGTCACAATCGCGCTCAGCATCGCTTGCGCGGCGCCGCTCGCGTCCGCCGGTGAAGCTCGGCCATGGCTATGCCGCGATAAGCCGGTGTTCTCGTACAACAGCGGGATGCGCTACACGCTCACCTCGAGCCGCGGCCGCGCTTGGAAAGTATTTTTCATGGCCTTCGACCCGGCCGGCGGGCATGACGGCTTCGAGATCGTGCGCTCCGCCGCTCTCGCGGGCGGTTCATCCGCGTCGGGCTTCCTCGAAGGCGGCAGATATTTCGCGGTCGCGATGTATCATCAAGGCAGCAACTGGATCTGCCCCGGCTACGCCCAGGACCAGGAGCATCCCCCCGCAGGACAGCTTAACAACATCTGCTACGGCGAAGACGGCCCCCCCTGCCTCGTGAGCCTCGCCGTCTTGGCGGCGCATTAGGCAATCGTCAAGCGGCTCTGCGTTGAGTCGCGCGAACCTGGTCGCGGCCAGCGGTTCGGCTTAACGCAGTCGCGATAACGAGGCCGGCGATCGCGAGCACCGCGAAGACCGCGAAGGCTCCGGCGTAGCCGCGCTCAGCATGCGTCGCTGCTAACGCCATCAGCGGCGGCAACACGAATCCTCCGAGCGCGCCCAATCCTCCGACCAGGCCCGCAGCGCCGCCGACTGCGTCAGGCACGCACTGCGGGACCATCTTGAAAATTCCCGCGTTGGTGACGCCGATCGCGATCGCGATGATCGCCGTGCCGGCAATCGCCGAGACGTAACTGTTCGCTCGCATCATGACGAGGGCGCCGCATAGCAGAATCGTCAGCGCAATCGATACCAATCTGCCTCCCCCGTTTCGATCTGAAAATGGTCCCGCTACAACGCGCACCGCTGGCGCGAGCAGCGAGAAAAATGCTGTCAGCGCGCCGGCGATCGCGAGGCTCGCGCCGGGCCCAGCGCGCCAATTCAGCTCGGCGCAGGGGTCTATCGCGAATTGTGCCTCGCCTATCACCACGGCACCCAGCTATCCGGCGTGCGCCGCAACTTCCTGCGAATCTGCGCCGAAGAAATGCCCCGCCTGCTCAGCTCAGCCTCGAAGTTCGACCTGCAATACGCGAACGGCGCTCAGCATCAATTGTCGGAACCTACGACAGCGCAGACGTCTTCTGATTCGGAGTCCGATCTCAGTTAAGCTTCGCGAGCAAATGGATCGGCAGACCGATACGGCTTGTGCTGTTCGTACAAGGATAGACGCGCTTCCGTCACGCTGGTGTCCCAACCCATATGAGGCAGCGACATCGCCATCCGCTCCCACTTGATCGCATCGGCAAACTTCCCCGACTCGGCGGACCGGAATCCCGGAATACCGCAAAACCGTGGATCGGATCGTCGAGCGCGCATCCGCTCATGATCAGCAGCGATACGAAAACAATCTCGAGCAGCAACCGGCGGCGACCTGGCATTCGACCCGACTCGACAATGAGTCTAACATGCTGTCGACACAAAGTCATTCAACCAGGAACCGGTGCGGCAGCCAGGCGCGGGCGGATCAGGCCGAAGGCATCCACCAGCACCAAAAACTCCGCTAGCAGTTCGAGGCCGCGAATCGGAAGCGGAAGACGCACACTTTGCACAGCAGCAGTGCTGCCAGGACATGACAACAATCATTCGGTCCGTGCCGGGAGCTCTTTCATCCAGAGCGACCGCCAGGCACAGAATCGTTCCCGGCAGGATCGGCACCGCGTGGTAGGGCTCGAGCCAGGGACTCGATGGCAGAGGCGCCAAGAGCAGGACGGTCCAGTCGGCCAGCGCCGCTCGCGACGGCGCCACCGCGTATCCGCCGCTGAGCGCACGCGTCGCATACCATCCAAGCGCCGTGAGCCAAATCGCCCACATCACGCCGAGCAGCCATCGCGTGATTACTGCGTCGGCCCGCGCCCTCGTCAACACCATGGTAACAAATACCGGTACTGAGGCGCGGAACTTTGTGTGCGCAGTAATGCGCTGGATATCCGAAGCGATGTTACGTTTCCGGATGCGTGCTGGTGTGGCTTTTCGAGCGGCGAACCGAATTTAGTATTCAGCAAAAAGTGAAACAGACGCACCCAGCCAGATCCAGCGCTGACCAGGTGCGTCGTGCTTCATCAAATCGTCACTTCACCAAGTGAATCGTACCGAGGATGTCATTCAAATAGAATGCATTCAGTCGCTCATCGATTTCGTAGGCCCGCAATGCCTGTTCCATCGGCATGACGCTTTTCAGCGAGTGCAGGTAAGTTGACTCGGCGATCACCCGATTTCTGTCCAGTATGAGGTTAGCATTGAGAATCCTGGTCGCATCGGCATCCGAGATTACGCCGTTTTGCTGCTCGTTCTGGTATTCGTCAAGCAGCTTCTTACGCTGCTTGAGGTTGTTCATGAGCTTTTCCTGGTAAGGAACGTAAATCGCAAGAAACTTTGTTTTTTGTTCATCGTTGGAAAACTTCATGTTGGCGACGACGATTTCCTGGCGGCGATTTTCGAACTCCTCGCGTCCCAATCCAGCCAACGCGTCATTCTTCATCTCAGCCTTGGCCTGAGTTGCAGGGGCGGTATCCTGCGCCCACGAGTTGATTGGAAGCAGACCGGCGACCAGGACGAGCATACTCACTTTCTTGATTAGTTGATTCATTGCGACCATTCCTCCGATGGTTGTGGTTGATCGACCGTTTATACGAACCGTGATTTTCCCCCTGACGCCGAAATACTACGTAGCGATTCGGACTTCAGCCATTGGCCCTTAGTACCATGTCGGTGAAAGCGCTATTTCAAATGATACGAAGAATATCGCTCGCGGGAGATGACTCATCGCGGAAGATTTTTGGACGGTTTTTGGTGATTGTGACCGGCGCGCGGCCAGACCAACCGGCACATGATCACATCGTCATGTGCGCCGGCAGGCGCTAAGCCGGATCCTGATCTGACATATTGGATCAGTTTGAGGATAAAAATGGAGGCGGCGATCGGATTCGAACCGATGCGTGGAGGTTTTGCAGACCTCTCCCTTAACCACTTGGGTACGCCGCCCCCCGAGCCGAGCGTATCGGCGCTGCAGGAGTGAGACACTTATCACGCCCTGTCAGACGCATCAATTACGAGGACTTCCGACCGCTCTTGTACCATGCCGACCCGCCTAAGAAGCGCGCGCTTGCGGAGCACGATGCACTTCCAGTGCGGCCGACACACGCGCCGCCTCCCTCAGCAGCTCTTCGATTCGTTCACCCAACCCCTCAACGGCACCCGCGCGACTCGCCCGTTCCACTTCTGCACAGATACGCATCAGGCGCCGTCCGCCGAAATGGCTGCAACTGCCCTTGAGCGTATGAGTCACCTGCGCCAGCGCCGCGGAATCGCGGTTCGCGAATGCCTCGCGGATCGTCGCCAGCCGCTGCTGCAGGTCATTTAGAAAGACGTCGATCATCTGGAGAGCGAAGCTGTCGTCGTCAGGATCGCCGAGCTTACTTATCGCTGCGGGATCGATCGGCGATTCATCATCTTCCTGCCCCGCAATTGGAGGTTGGCTATCAATCGCTGGATGATCGGTTTCGGCGGCGGGCTTTGCCAGCCATTTCGTGATAACGCGAGCAAGATCCTCGGGCTGCACCGGTTTGCTCAGATAGTCATCCATTCCCGCTGCGATGCATTTTTCGCGATCGCTCTCGAGCGCATGCGCGGTGAGCGCCACGATCACCGGCTGATGCTCGAGGCTTTGGGCGCGAATCTCGCGCGTCGCCTGGTAGCCGTCCATCTCCGGCATTTGGCAGTCCATCAAGATCAGGTCGTAACCCTGCGCACTTACGGCGCTCAAAACCTCGCGCCCGTTGTGCACGGCGTCGGCAAAAAATCCGAGCCGTTTGAGCATCCGCATTACAACGCGTTCGTTAACCGGATGATCTTCGGCCAGAAGAACCTTCGCATGCTGTCTTATCGATTGCGGGATCTGCCGCGAGGTGATGTCGAGCGCGCCGGGCTTCGATCGCGCAAGATCGAACTCGTGATGGCTCTGCAACTGGCCCGCCAGTGCAGATGCGAGGCGATCATAGAGCTGCGATTGACGCACCGGCTTGGGAAACCACGCCGAGATACCCGCCTTGCGCATCGCTTCTTCGTCCGGGCGATGACCCAGCAGGTAAGCCACAACCATTTTGGGGGATCCATAGCGAGGATCGTCACGAATCGCGCGAGTCAATTCGTAATCGTCCGCCGTTGCGAGCTGCGAATCGGCCACAACGAGCCGATAGGGATTGCCGTCAGAAGTGGTGCGGGCAAGCGTGGCGAGGGCTTCTTCTCCGGTTAATACGCTATCGCACTCGAGGCCCCAGCCAGTCAG
This sequence is a window from Candidatus Binataceae bacterium. Protein-coding genes within it:
- a CDS encoding beta-ketoacyl-ACP synthase III — its product is MGSRIVATGRALPHTVLTNKDLERYMDTSDDWITTRTGIRQRFAMRQDESLADITAAAARTALDRAGVKASELDAIVVGTVSSEYGFPSFGCQIQARLGIDSIPSFDVAAACSGFIYAISVADSMMRAGDFTRVLTIGADALSTMVDWNDRRTAVLFGDGAGAVVMVREPGDRGVLGSLLRSSGRQADLLAVRATGVRSTIDSEVRRDPNDSIQMKGPELFKVAVKSMAEVTAQVAERAGVALGDINLVVPHQANMRILSAVAERLGIPQEKLFTNIDRYGNTSAASVPIALDEAMEQGRIHDNDLVMLNACGGGLTWGANLLRW
- a CDS encoding ArsA-related P-loop ATPase — protein: MLKELLARRVVVLLGKGGVGKSSLSAALALAASRRGAHTLVMECDSRAPIASLYGIEPVFEPTEAVGFNLMVLDGRHTLEEYLRIVVPGRLLLKAVFSSRLYQFFVQAAPGLRELMALGKIYYETERKPGDDRRWDLIIVDAPASGQALSWLKMPTAARATFGDSIVGKEANNITGMLTDRERCAIVQVTTADSLAVSETIETFDDLDKLELTPAAIFFNRYVKLSFSEDDADALAKRRVAREQKKAIEHLGEIARAELRRNSESAAALAQVQHKAGDIVIEIPEHRGLFGTTLVDALADDLNAVPARSRSRRAAVKR
- a CDS encoding methylmalonyl-CoA mutase family protein codes for the protein MSEAKPKASESAKKPREPWIIRTYAGFGDARQANERFHQNLKAGQRGLSIAFDLPTQNGYDPDAPVARGEVGGAGVSICHTQDMEQLFAGIPLGSINTSMTINSTAPFLLALYLVVAEKQGVPWTELRGTTQNDLLKEFVARGTSIFQPELSFRLSTELIRFSVERVPNWNPINCCGYHYMESGAGPAEEIGYAFGNALMILDALRPQLKPEAFEQTVRRISFFINSGIELVPEICKVRAYFKLWRELCQSEYGIADVAFRAGCQVRSLTLTEQQPEVNIIRIAYEALPVVISASARVNALQLPGFREALALPDQAEQMLSLRTQQVLMHETELARYGDIFEGSKIIEKLTDETAAKAREITVRLREAGYARAISIVGGELTQQLAERQRRLETGEISQVGVNAFLGEIGLTPPPRDLVDHNAQARGERERIAAIQQWRAHRNNASVAKARETLARTTAENGPLMDATIELARAGGTVGEWTETLEQIGRGRYTPEILSAGANVPHLDVPSTSHKIRIALGKAGLDGHINAVKLLAHACMQAGMEVVLAGFKQTPQQMVETALQEDVDVLAISSLAGAHMTIAREALELLKARGADDIPLVIGGIIPENDRQALLGLGVRAVFTPKDSNLGQIVTSIAALGAKRAA
- a CDS encoding MFS transporter, whose product is MVIGEAQFAIDPCAELNWRAGPGASLAIAGALTAFFSLLAPAVRVVAGPFSDRNGGGRLVSIALTILLCGALVMMRANSYVSAIAGTAIIAIAIGVTNAGIFKMVPQCVPDAVGGAAGLVGGLGALGGFVLPPLMALAATHAERGYAGAFAVFAVLAIAGLVIATALSRTAGRDQVRATQRRAA